The following are encoded in a window of Mycoplasmopsis bovis PG45 genomic DNA:
- a CDS encoding ParA family protein has product MTFFTFHSNKGGVGKTTITLNIADALAKQNKKVLIFDFDSQGSLSNVLKSNANYNEDDSGKWLKRTSSEQDLENTIQQSKINNIYYVHTNSLLNNVRNSLLNTTLRELVLSSNLKLMSNYLIKLGIDYVFFDLNPIFDDIAKNVYIASKTGIIQVVEPHIFSLQGLNVMLSEWKNNTRELGLNDNIQGIILNRIKSNKLSKDFFYFLHEEYGDRTLKTFVPDNIGMATSTISLAFSTDIATLNKWKRPKWVLESEYKDYIKDGNPIENLITELQSRNIL; this is encoded by the coding sequence ATGACTTTTTTTACTTTCCATTCCAATAAGGGGGGAGTTGGAAAGACAACAATTACACTTAACATTGCTGACGCTTTAGCAAAGCAAAATAAAAAAGTTTTAATATTTGACTTTGATAGCCAAGGCTCATTATCCAATGTGCTTAAAAGTAATGCAAACTACAATGAAGATGATTCTGGTAAGTGATTAAAAAGAACATCATCAGAACAAGACTTAGAAAATACTATTCAGCAGTCTAAAATTAACAATATATATTATGTACATACTAATTCTTTATTAAATAATGTAAGAAATTCACTACTTAATACAACATTGAGAGAATTAGTCTTAAGTTCAAACTTAAAGCTAATGAGTAATTACTTAATTAAATTAGGAATTGATTATGTATTCTTTGATCTAAACCCAATTTTTGACGATATAGCAAAAAATGTTTATATTGCTTCAAAAACAGGGATTATCCAAGTTGTTGAACCACATATTTTTAGTTTGCAAGGACTTAATGTTATGCTTTCAGAGTGAAAGAATAATACAAGAGAGCTTGGTCTCAATGATAATATTCAAGGCATTATCTTAAATAGAATTAAATCAAATAAGTTATCTAAAGACTTTTTCTATTTCTTACATGAAGAATATGGAGACAGAACACTAAAAACTTTTGTTCCAGATAACATAGGTATGGCTACAAGCACAATTAGTTTAGCTTTTTCAACCGATATAGCAACACTTAACAAGTGAAAAAGACCTAAATGAGTTTTAGAGAGTGAATATAAAGACTATATTAAGGATGGCAATCCAATAGAAAACTTAATTACTGAATTACAAAGTAGAAACATTCTATAA